In Manduca sexta isolate Smith_Timp_Sample1 chromosome 23, JHU_Msex_v1.0, whole genome shotgun sequence, one DNA window encodes the following:
- the LOC115443696 gene encoding alpha-tocopherol transfer protein-like, whose amino-acid sequence MELQLNEDGKPYVMWGDNKIILEIEPVTDKKVLEKAENELRETPEIVKQSLDELRQLLKEDKSLFVPVEKDEFLLKFLRPCKFYPESALKKIQAYYKFRQTHSNYCHDLLPSAVRTPFDHSIVSILSPRDQHGRRIMVVESGERWNPRLVPLKDTFRGLQLGLEAAMAEEQTQVCGVVAIMDMKGLSFTHVMQFTPSYAKMMVEWIQECVPVRLKAVHIINQPYIFNMLFALFKPFMREKLRARIYLHGSDMRSLRAHIDAKALRKRHGGLLPEPEIPGEVLWGMLHHYEDDFKVANSYGYISKK is encoded by the exons ATGGAATTGCAGCTTAACGAAGATGGCAAACCTTATGTGATGTGGggagacaataaaataatactggAAATAGAACCGGTTACTGACAAAAAAGTGTTAGAAAAGGCGGAAAATGAACTGAGAGAAACACCAGAAATTGTGAAGCAGTCTTTAGATGAATTAAGACAACTATTGaaag AAGATAAGTCGCTGTTCGTACCGGTTGAGAAAGATGAATTCCTTTTGAAATTTTTACGACCGTGCAAGTTTTACCCAGAAAGCGCACTCAAAAAG ATACAAGCATACTACAAATTTCGCCAGACGCATAGTAATTATTGCCATGATTTATTGCCTTCTGCTGTGAGAACTCCGTTTGACCACTCCATCGTATCGATACTCTCGCCTAGAGATCAACATGGACGGCGGATCATGGTTGTCGAGTCCGGAG AAAGATGGAATCCTCGTTTGGTGCCTTTAAAAGATACTTTCCGTGGTTTACAACTGGGGTTGGAGGCTGCTATGGCTGAGGAGCAGACTCAAGTTTGCGGAGTTGTTGCCATTATGGATATGAAAGGTCTTTCGTTTACCCACGTCATGCAATTCACGCCTTCATACGCTAAAATGATGGTGGAATGGATTCAG GAATGCGTTCCAGTCCGCCTTAAAGCAGTACACATAATCAACCAGCCATACATATTTAACATGTTGTTTGCTTTATTCAAACCTTTTATGCGTGAGAAACTCCGAGCTCGCATTTATCTCCATGGCTCTGATATGAGATCTCTCCGAGCGCATATAGATGCAAAAGCTTTACGGAAAAGGCATGGCGGTTTGTTGCCTGAACCAGAAATTCCGGGAGAAGTATTGTGGGGGATGCTTCATCATTATGAGGATGATTTCAAAG ttgcAAATTCGTACGGGtacatttcaaaaaaataa